In Thiovibrio frasassiensis, one DNA window encodes the following:
- a CDS encoding UbiD family decarboxylase, which translates to MSQNIIRDLRAFLEILRRENCLLEVSAPVDPHLEIAEIHRRVIAEGGPALLFTNVKGSSFPVVTNLFGTARRLELAFGRRPQQFVADLVRAAETLMPPSLGKIWEMRSLLGQATKVGLKKITAEKAPILEVCQTPSRLSELPLLTSWATDGGAFVTLPLVYTEHPDGRGHNLGMYRIQRYDDRTTGIHWQIHKGGGYHYHAAERRNEALPMTLFIGGPPALMLAAIAPLPENIPELMLASLLLGEKLPITRDPAGGHPLVAHAEFAAKGFVPPHMRRPEGPFGDHYGYNSLTHDYPVFHIERLYHRRDAIYPATVVGRPRQEDFYIGDFLQDLLSPLFPLVMSGVRQLKTFGETGFHCLAAAKVTDRYPREAFASGLRILGEGQLSLTKFLILTDGEIEVTDFKKLWVHVLERINWQTDLFVFANVSQDTLDYTGPSVNNGSKAMMMGLGKEPRRILPETFHGELPQGCSKAKVFLPGTLVVEGMGFSQQQDLPALLAHCPALADWQVVVLVDDTQAATENLQEFLWTVFTRFEPAADIHAAATELRRFHPSLTPPIIFDCRLKPWYPEVLEVDEKTRLLVDGKINDILPPRYR; encoded by the coding sequence GTGAGCCAGAATATTATCAGAGATCTCCGGGCCTTTCTTGAAATCCTGCGGAGGGAAAATTGCCTGCTTGAGGTTTCCGCTCCGGTTGATCCGCATCTGGAGATTGCCGAGATCCATCGTCGAGTGATTGCCGAAGGTGGCCCGGCCCTGCTGTTCACCAATGTCAAAGGCAGCAGTTTCCCGGTGGTCACCAACCTCTTCGGCACAGCCCGAAGACTGGAGCTGGCTTTTGGCCGCCGCCCCCAACAATTTGTCGCCGATCTGGTCAGGGCAGCGGAGACCCTCATGCCACCGAGCCTGGGCAAGATCTGGGAGATGCGCTCTCTGCTGGGCCAGGCCACCAAGGTGGGCTTAAAAAAAATCACCGCCGAGAAGGCCCCCATCCTGGAGGTCTGCCAGACCCCGTCCCGGCTGAGCGAGCTGCCCCTGCTCACCTCCTGGGCCACGGACGGCGGCGCCTTTGTCACCCTGCCCCTGGTCTACACCGAGCACCCGGACGGTCGCGGCCACAACCTGGGCATGTACCGCATCCAGCGCTATGATGACCGCACCACCGGGATCCATTGGCAGATCCACAAGGGCGGCGGCTATCATTACCATGCCGCGGAACGCCGCAACGAAGCCCTGCCCATGACCCTGTTCATCGGAGGGCCGCCAGCCCTGATGCTGGCCGCCATTGCCCCCCTGCCGGAAAATATCCCGGAACTGATGCTCGCCTCCCTGCTGCTTGGCGAAAAGCTCCCCATCACCCGCGATCCGGCCGGCGGCCACCCCCTGGTCGCCCACGCCGAATTCGCGGCCAAGGGCTTCGTCCCGCCCCACATGCGGCGGCCGGAAGGCCCCTTTGGCGACCATTACGGCTATAACTCCCTCACCCACGACTACCCGGTTTTCCATATCGAACGGCTGTATCACCGCCGCGACGCCATCTATCCGGCCACGGTGGTGGGCCGCCCCCGGCAGGAGGATTTTTACATCGGCGACTTTCTTCAGGATCTCTTGTCCCCGCTCTTCCCCCTGGTGATGAGCGGGGTCCGCCAGCTCAAAACATTCGGCGAGACCGGCTTCCACTGCCTGGCCGCGGCCAAGGTCACCGACCGTTACCCCCGAGAGGCTTTCGCCTCGGGCCTCCGCATCCTGGGCGAAGGCCAGCTCTCGCTGACCAAATTCCTGATCCTCACCGACGGTGAGATTGAGGTCACGGACTTCAAAAAACTGTGGGTCCATGTGCTGGAACGGATCAACTGGCAGACCGATCTCTTCGTCTTTGCCAATGTTTCCCAGGACACCCTGGATTACACCGGCCCCTCGGTGAACAACGGCTCCAAGGCCATGATGATGGGGCTGGGCAAGGAACCCCGCCGCATCCTGCCGGAAACATTTCACGGGGAACTGCCCCAGGGCTGCAGCAAGGCCAAGGTCTTTCTCCCCGGCACCCTGGTGGTTGAGGGGATGGGCTTCAGCCAACAACAGGATCTTCCCGCCCTTCTGGCCCATTGCCCGGCGCTGGCCGACTGGCAGGTGGTGGTGCTGGTGGACGATACCCAGGCCGCCACGGAGAATCTGCAGGAGTTTCTCTGGACCGTTTTCACCCGCTTCGAACCGGCTGCGGATATCCATGCGGCAGCAACCGAGCTGCGCCGCTTTCACCCCAGCCTCACCCCGCCCATCATCTTTGACTGCCGCCTGAAACCTTGGTATCCTGAAGTGCTTGAGGTGGACGAGAAAACCCGGCTCCTGGTTGATGGAAAAATCAACGACATCCTGCCGCCCCGGTACCGCTGA
- a CDS encoding pseudouridine synthase: MPEERLQKILAKAGLASRRNAEELIRQGKVTVDGKVVTEMGCRVDPDTQVVAFEGRPLRREEEKIYLLLNKPRGYVTTLHDPQGRPIVSSLLTGITSRVFPVGRLDFDTEGALILTNDGDFTERILHPRFEIERTYQATVRGLPTPEKIRLLEEGFELEGKKTWPAKVRIVAKEPTTTTLEVTIHEGRKRQVRMMFQAIGHRVLALKRIAYGGLQLGALPTGKYRRLTPADLALIFS, translated from the coding sequence ATGCCCGAAGAACGGTTGCAAAAAATCCTGGCCAAGGCCGGCCTCGCCTCGCGGCGCAATGCGGAAGAGCTGATCCGCCAGGGGAAAGTGACGGTGGACGGCAAGGTCGTTACCGAAATGGGTTGCCGGGTTGACCCCGACACACAGGTTGTTGCCTTTGAAGGACGCCCCCTGCGCCGGGAGGAAGAAAAAATATATCTCCTCCTCAACAAACCCCGGGGCTATGTCACCACCCTCCACGACCCCCAAGGCAGACCCATTGTCTCTTCCCTGCTCACCGGCATCACCAGTCGGGTCTTTCCCGTGGGCCGTCTTGATTTCGATACCGAAGGCGCGCTCATCCTGACCAATGACGGCGATTTTACCGAACGCATTCTCCACCCGCGCTTTGAAATTGAGCGAACCTACCAGGCAACGGTCCGCGGCCTGCCAACACCTGAAAAAATTCGTCTACTCGAAGAAGGGTTTGAGCTCGAAGGGAAAAAAACCTGGCCGGCAAAGGTCCGGATCGTTGCCAAGGAACCGACAACAACCACTCTGGAGGTCACCATCCACGAGGGGCGGAAACGACAGGTCCGCATGATGTTCCAGGCCATAGGCCATCGGGTTCTCGCGCTCAAGCGCATCGCCTATGGAGGCCTGCAGCTCGGCGCTTTGCCCACCGGCAAATACCGGCGATTGACGCCGGCGGATCTGGCCCTTATTTTTTCTTGA
- a CDS encoding integration host factor subunit beta, producing MFLLAAAHRRKTMNKSELIEALAEEMHVPLRDASSAVTTILDAMADALANGESIEIRGFGSFVVKEYDSYFGRNPKTGEKIKVKPKKLPFFKVGKELKERVNEAPD from the coding sequence TTGTTTTTATTAGCGGCTGCACATCGGAGAAAAACGATGAACAAATCGGAGTTGATCGAGGCACTGGCTGAGGAGATGCATGTTCCCTTACGGGACGCGAGCTCAGCGGTGACCACCATCCTTGACGCCATGGCGGATGCCTTGGCAAATGGCGAGAGTATCGAAATCCGTGGCTTTGGCAGTTTTGTGGTCAAGGAGTACGACTCCTATTTCGGACGCAACCCGAAAACCGGCGAGAAGATCAAGGTCAAGCCCAAAAAACTTCCCTTTTTCAAGGTCGGCAAGGAACTGAAAGAACGGGTCAACGAAGCGCCCGATTAA
- the rimO gene encoding 30S ribosomal protein S12 methylthiotransferase RimO translates to MMRTFFTVSLGCPKNLVDTELMLGLLVEAGYVPCEEAEEADLLLVNTCGFIQSAVEEGIEEILTLAGVKERFPEKKLVVVGCMVQRYGADLASELPEVDLFIGTEGTQDIVRRLQELGQGGKARVHLAPPTFLLDSTWPRRLSSPAHRAYMKVTEGCSNRCAYCLIPSLRGDLRSRNLADLVQEVGMLGENGVRELTFVAQDLTAYGHDLGPGAPHLVELLSALLEASAIPWFRLLYLYPTRVNAKLLEFMAANPRIVPYLDIPLQHVSDSVLKGMNRPYGRKQIEALLARIRSILPQAAIRTTFMVGFPGEKEDDVRQLAEFMQTEKLAHVGIFGYSNEEGCAAYKLPGQCTEEEKSERRQRLMELQGEISLARNQAMVGRVEKVLVEGWSRETDLLLEGRTRFQAPEIDGCVYITEGICGPGDIVDVRITEAHPYDLVGEIVKPGQGENAD, encoded by the coding sequence ATGATGCGTACTTTTTTTACTGTCAGTCTTGGCTGTCCCAAAAATCTGGTGGATACGGAGCTGATGCTCGGCCTGCTCGTTGAGGCAGGGTATGTCCCTTGCGAGGAAGCGGAGGAGGCGGATCTGCTTTTGGTCAACACCTGTGGCTTCATCCAGTCTGCGGTGGAGGAGGGGATCGAGGAGATCCTGACTCTGGCTGGGGTGAAGGAGCGGTTTCCGGAAAAGAAGCTGGTGGTGGTCGGCTGTATGGTGCAGCGCTATGGGGCCGATCTTGCCAGTGAGCTGCCCGAGGTTGATCTCTTCATCGGCACCGAGGGCACCCAGGATATCGTCCGCAGACTCCAGGAACTTGGCCAAGGGGGAAAAGCGAGGGTGCATCTTGCCCCGCCAACCTTTCTCCTGGACTCCACCTGGCCGCGGCGGCTCTCCTCCCCGGCGCATCGCGCCTATATGAAAGTGACCGAGGGGTGCTCCAACCGGTGTGCCTATTGTCTGATTCCTTCTCTGCGCGGCGATCTGCGCAGCCGCAATCTTGCCGATCTGGTGCAGGAGGTGGGGATGCTCGGGGAAAACGGGGTGCGGGAGCTGACCTTTGTCGCCCAGGATCTCACGGCCTATGGCCATGATCTTGGTCCTGGCGCCCCGCATCTGGTGGAGTTGCTCAGCGCCTTGCTGGAAGCGTCCGCCATCCCCTGGTTCCGCCTCCTGTATCTCTATCCCACTCGGGTCAACGCCAAGCTCCTTGAGTTTATGGCCGCCAATCCCCGGATTGTCCCCTATCTTGATATCCCGCTCCAGCATGTCTCGGATTCGGTGCTGAAAGGAATGAACCGTCCATACGGGCGCAAGCAGATCGAGGCACTTCTCGCCCGGATTCGCTCGATTTTGCCCCAGGCGGCCATTCGGACCACCTTCATGGTGGGCTTTCCCGGGGAGAAGGAGGATGATGTGCGCCAACTCGCCGAGTTTATGCAGACGGAGAAGCTGGCCCATGTCGGGATCTTTGGCTATTCAAACGAAGAGGGGTGCGCGGCCTACAAGCTGCCCGGCCAATGTACCGAAGAGGAAAAGAGTGAGCGCCGTCAGCGGCTCATGGAGCTGCAGGGCGAGATTTCTCTCGCCAGGAATCAGGCAATGGTTGGCAGGGTGGAAAAGGTACTGGTCGAAGGATGGAGCAGGGAAACCGATCTCTTGTTGGAAGGCAGGACCCGTTTTCAGGCCCCGGAGATCGATGGCTGTGTCTATATCACTGAGGGGATCTGCGGTCCGGGGGATATTGTGGATGTGCGGATCACCGAGGCGCATCCCTATGATCTTGTGGGCGAGATTGTCAAGCCCGGGCAGGGGGAGAACGCAGATTAA
- a CDS encoding nucleoside phosphorylase has product MSEVVVHPSRGKNEPQLPSCGVLLVNPAEARHAAQIAAQEEWTRHFLFHSNLHCSQSSPVFWAGPAVGAPMAVICLEKLIALGAREIIVYGWCGSLRADLGVGELVLPTWGVSEEGTSTHYPVAGKVGSSPRLRKVLRDFFSKTGKDLREGPIWTTDALYRETREKVVRYGGEGILAVDMEYSALMQVAAFRQVELAAVMMVSDLLWQESWQPSFQSKEFRIRSQELVADLLRCVTTLAAVKKK; this is encoded by the coding sequence ATGAGTGAAGTTGTTGTCCATCCCTCGCGCGGCAAGAATGAGCCGCAGCTCCCGTCCTGCGGGGTTCTGCTGGTGAATCCCGCCGAGGCCCGTCACGCCGCGCAGATTGCAGCCCAGGAAGAGTGGACCCGCCATTTTTTGTTTCACAGCAATCTGCATTGCAGTCAATCATCTCCAGTTTTCTGGGCTGGGCCTGCGGTTGGTGCGCCCATGGCGGTGATCTGTCTGGAAAAGCTCATCGCCCTCGGCGCCCGCGAGATTATTGTCTATGGCTGGTGCGGCTCCCTTCGTGCCGACCTTGGCGTGGGTGAACTGGTGCTGCCTACCTGGGGTGTGAGCGAAGAGGGAACCTCCACGCATTATCCTGTGGCTGGCAAGGTTGGGTCTTCTCCCCGGTTGCGCAAGGTTTTGCGGGATTTTTTCTCTAAAACGGGCAAAGATCTGCGGGAAGGGCCGATCTGGACCACCGATGCCCTGTACCGCGAAACCAGGGAAAAGGTGGTCCGCTATGGTGGAGAGGGGATCCTTGCTGTCGATATGGAGTATTCCGCCCTCATGCAGGTCGCGGCGTTTCGCCAGGTTGAGCTGGCTGCCGTCATGATGGTTTCGGATCTTTTGTGGCAGGAATCCTGGCAGCCTTCTTTTCAGAGCAAGGAGTTCCGTATCCGGTCCCAGGAGTTGGTGGCGGACCTTCTGCGCTGTGTCACCACCCTGGCTGCAGTTAAAAAAAAATGA
- the atpE gene encoding ATP synthase F0 subunit C: MKKAGILSVLMVLALSTVAMASEAGAEAAAAVAPAANLALICLAAALSVGVAALGCGIGMGAGIGGACSGIARNPEASGKITVTMIIGLALIESLTIYGLVISLILLFANPLLK; encoded by the coding sequence ATGAAGAAAGCAGGAATTTTGTCCGTATTGATGGTTTTGGCTCTGTCCACCGTAGCCATGGCTTCTGAGGCTGGTGCAGAGGCTGCTGCCGCTGTTGCTCCCGCTGCGAACCTTGCCCTGATCTGCCTTGCTGCTGCTCTGTCTGTTGGCGTTGCTGCTCTTGGTTGTGGTATCGGCATGGGCGCTGGTATCGGCGGCGCATGCTCCGGTATCGCTCGTAACCCCGAGGCTTCCGGCAAGATCACCGTTACCATGATCATCGGTCTGGCTCTGATCGAGTCTCTGACCATTTACGGTCTGGTTATCTCCCTGATCCTGCTGTTCGCGAATCCGCTGTTGAAGTAA
- the atpB gene encoding F0F1 ATP synthase subunit A, producing MEHPILFISLILQSLGLPVPHGPVGDTLLAKLVSPHMTYTWLVMLFLIIVPKLTLGKMSLVPGKGQNFWEVVIGGLEGFMADNMGKEGARMMFPMLATFALYILVANMIGLMPGFMSPTSNLNITLACTLIVFFTTHILGVKFHGIGYIKHFLGPIPWLIPLMLPIELISHFARILSLSIRLFGNIMAKETLLGILFMLAGAYFAPLPILCLGVFVSIVQALVFLLLSILYFSAAMEHAH from the coding sequence ATGGAACATCCAATACTGTTTATCTCGCTGATTCTGCAAAGTCTGGGGTTGCCTGTTCCCCACGGTCCGGTCGGGGACACGCTGCTGGCCAAGCTGGTTTCTCCGCACATGACCTACACCTGGCTGGTTATGCTTTTTCTGATCATTGTCCCGAAATTGACCCTGGGCAAGATGTCCTTGGTGCCCGGCAAGGGCCAGAATTTCTGGGAGGTCGTCATCGGCGGCCTTGAGGGATTCATGGCGGACAACATGGGCAAGGAAGGGGCGCGGATGATGTTTCCCATGCTCGCCACCTTTGCCCTCTATATTCTGGTGGCGAACATGATCGGCTTGATGCCGGGATTCATGTCTCCGACCTCCAACCTCAATATCACCCTGGCCTGCACCCTGATCGTTTTCTTCACCACCCATATTCTCGGGGTGAAGTTTCATGGTATCGGCTACATCAAGCATTTTCTCGGACCCATTCCCTGGCTGATTCCCCTCATGCTCCCCATCGAGCTTATCAGCCATTTTGCCCGTATCTTGTCGCTCTCCATTCGTCTTTTCGGTAACATCATGGCTAAGGAGACCCTGTTGGGCATCCTCTTCATGCTGGCAGGCGCTTACTTTGCCCCGCTGCCGATTCTCTGTCTTGGCGTGTTTGTTTCCATCGTGCAGGCGCTGGTTTTTCTCCTGCTCTCGATTCTGTATTTTTCCGCCGCCATGGAACATGCCCATTAA
- a CDS encoding ATP synthase subunit I — MAESRSSAASGEVSLGRVMVFNWLLLAVLTGLGWWGYSGFHALSVFIGGAIANLSFLFLKRDLIRLLAGPLEAVKPLFFMRYYLRLFVVVGVLFLLVRYQLVHTLALLVGLSTVLLSIGLAVMVAAKSIYSTK, encoded by the coding sequence ATGGCGGAGAGTCGGTCTTCCGCAGCTTCTGGCGAAGTGTCGCTGGGCAGGGTCATGGTTTTTAACTGGCTGTTGCTGGCGGTGCTCACCGGCTTGGGCTGGTGGGGGTACTCAGGATTTCATGCCCTTTCCGTTTTCATCGGCGGAGCGATTGCAAACCTGAGTTTTCTCTTTTTGAAAAGAGATCTGATCAGGTTGTTGGCCGGGCCGCTTGAGGCGGTCAAGCCGTTGTTCTTTATGCGATATTATCTGCGTCTGTTCGTAGTCGTGGGGGTTCTCTTCCTTCTGGTTCGGTATCAGTTGGTTCACACCCTCGCCCTGCTGGTTGGCCTGTCCACTGTGCTTTTGAGTATTGGGCTTGCCGTGATGGTCGCAGCAAAAAGTATTTATTCGACAAAGTAA
- a CDS encoding AtpZ/AtpI family protein: MSSNRKDTLRLLAQFSTVGMSVAFSIFIGVGIGYYLDHKVFDGRTSPWLTLIFLGFGVAAAFKNLYDMASRKDL; this comes from the coding sequence ATGTCCAGTAATCGTAAGGATACCCTGCGGTTGCTTGCCCAGTTCAGCACCGTTGGCATGTCCGTAGCCTTCTCTATCTTTATCGGAGTCGGCATCGGTTACTATCTCGATCATAAGGTGTTTGACGGCAGAACCTCTCCTTGGTTGACCCTGATTTTCTTGGGGTTCGGGGTTGCGGCGGCCTTCAAAAATCTCTATGACATGGCCAGCCGGAAGGATCTCTGA
- the hemL gene encoding glutamate-1-semialdehyde 2,1-aminomutase, with protein sequence MKTDQSQSLFARAQQLIPGGVNSPVRACKSVGCDPLFVKKAAGSKIQDVDGNEFLDFVCSWGPMILGHNHPAVVEAIEKTLRDGTSFGAPCPLEVELAELVINALPSVEKVRFVSSGTEATMSAIRLARGYTGRNVVVKFDGCYHGHADSFLVKAGSGVITLGIPGSPGVPADIVKNTISIPYNNPEILEKTLRDTKLDIACVIIEPVAGNMGVVAPNPGFLQTLRTLTTELGIVLIFDEVITGLRLALGGAQEYYGVMPDLTCLGKIIGGGLPVGAYGGTRELMDTISPVGPVYQAGTLSGNPLAMAAGAATMRQLAQPGFYAALEEKSARFAQGMTMLAEKYLPGQTTLNRVGSMMTAFFTSGPVVDFDSAMQADTARYGQHFRQMQEQGIWLAPSQFEALFISAAQSEGELATALEKTECSFKKLAK encoded by the coding sequence ATGAAAACCGATCAATCGCAGAGCCTGTTTGCAAGGGCGCAGCAACTTATCCCCGGCGGAGTGAACAGTCCGGTGCGGGCCTGTAAATCCGTGGGCTGTGACCCTCTTTTTGTGAAAAAGGCAGCCGGATCCAAGATTCAGGATGTGGATGGCAACGAATTTCTCGATTTTGTCTGCTCCTGGGGGCCGATGATCCTTGGGCATAACCATCCGGCCGTGGTCGAGGCCATTGAAAAAACCTTGCGGGACGGCACCAGTTTTGGCGCACCCTGCCCCCTGGAGGTTGAACTGGCCGAGTTGGTAATCAATGCTCTGCCTTCGGTGGAAAAGGTGCGCTTTGTCAGCTCCGGCACCGAGGCGACCATGAGTGCCATCCGGCTGGCCAGGGGGTACACCGGCCGGAATGTGGTGGTGAAATTTGACGGCTGTTACCATGGCCATGCCGATAGTTTTTTGGTCAAGGCCGGGTCTGGGGTGATCACCCTCGGGATACCCGGCAGCCCCGGGGTGCCTGCGGATATTGTCAAGAACACGATCTCCATTCCTTATAATAACCCGGAGATTCTGGAAAAGACCCTGCGTGATACAAAATTGGATATTGCCTGCGTGATCATCGAGCCGGTGGCGGGAAATATGGGGGTTGTTGCCCCCAATCCCGGATTTTTGCAAACGCTGCGCACTCTGACCACCGAGCTGGGCATCGTTCTTATCTTCGACGAGGTGATCACCGGTCTGCGTCTGGCCCTGGGCGGAGCGCAGGAATACTATGGGGTCATGCCCGATCTTACCTGTCTCGGCAAGATCATCGGTGGCGGCTTGCCGGTTGGTGCCTATGGCGGCACCAGAGAACTCATGGACACGATCTCCCCGGTCGGTCCGGTCTATCAGGCCGGAACCTTGTCCGGCAATCCCCTGGCCATGGCGGCGGGTGCCGCCACCATGCGGCAGTTGGCTCAGCCCGGATTTTATGCCGCGCTGGAGGAGAAGTCGGCCCGCTTTGCCCAAGGAATGACGATGCTTGCGGAAAAATATCTGCCCGGCCAGACCACCCTGAACCGGGTGGGCTCCATGATGACCGCTTTTTTTACGTCCGGGCCGGTGGTTGACTTTGACTCGGCCATGCAGGCGGATACGGCCCGATACGGCCAGCATTTCCGGCAGATGCAGGAGCAGGGAATCTGGCTGGCCCCCTCCCAATTCGAGGCGCTTTTTATCTCCGCTGCGCAGAGTGAAGGTGAGTTGGCCACGGCGCTTGAGAAAACTGAATGCTCATTCAAAAAGTTGGCAAAATGA
- a CDS encoding PilZ domain-containing protein, giving the protein MTKKESGTEEITPWELTGLPIAPAGGSPASGDLEKIIRKNYREPIAEDDTVCAEIDGRTHRVCDIGSRGMGLIVPALSGFLAGTLYGIMLHIDNNTITLRGKVTHISPSETSGECQCGIEFIELNPKDEEALQQFLTAHHARLFSTTSRSADLGRD; this is encoded by the coding sequence ATGACCAAGAAAGAAAGCGGGACCGAGGAAATAACCCCATGGGAACTTACGGGTTTGCCGATCGCCCCAGCCGGGGGAAGCCCTGCGAGCGGCGATCTCGAGAAAATCATCCGCAAAAACTATCGCGAACCCATTGCCGAAGACGATACGGTCTGCGCCGAGATTGACGGCCGAACCCATAGGGTCTGCGATATCGGCAGCCGGGGCATGGGCCTCATTGTTCCTGCCCTCAGCGGCTTTCTGGCAGGCACGCTGTACGGTATCATGCTGCATATCGACAACAACACCATCACCCTCCGGGGAAAAGTCACCCATATCTCACCCAGCGAAACCTCCGGGGAGTGCCAGTGCGGAATCGAGTTCATCGAACTGAACCCAAAGGACGAAGAGGCCCTGCAGCAGTTTCTGACCGCACACCACGCCAGACTCTTTAGCACCACTAGCCGTTCTGCCGACCTTGGCCGGGATTAA
- a CDS encoding AAA family ATPase has product MIITCPHCKKQHNIDEKRIPPNVKMARCQGCGQQFPLDIPREEPAPPPLPKPIPVEIAPIPAASDAAPRGTQETRRIGVSLSKGGVGKTTTSVNLAAGLALAGKKVLLVDTDTQGQSSFMLGVKPKGGLTELVTGELPPEEAIIQARKNLWILAGGKSLAGLKRLIDRKDYGGELTIAQALTPLEKDYDYVVVDTSPGWDPLTVNVLFYVNELMTPVSLEVMSIQGFGEFLKSIASIQKFRKEVELRYILPTFRDMRVKSGSEFLEEIEKIYGDKVCAPIRYNVRLSEAPAYGQTIFEFAPGSNGAQDYRDLVRKVTGEPDLFT; this is encoded by the coding sequence ATGATAATCACTTGCCCTCACTGCAAAAAACAGCACAATATCGATGAAAAAAGAATCCCGCCCAATGTCAAGATGGCTCGCTGCCAAGGGTGCGGACAACAGTTCCCCCTCGATATTCCCCGGGAAGAACCAGCTCCGCCGCCCTTACCGAAGCCCATCCCAGTCGAGATAGCGCCGATTCCTGCTGCATCCGACGCCGCGCCTCGGGGCACCCAGGAGACCAGAAGGATCGGGGTCTCCCTGAGCAAGGGGGGGGTCGGCAAGACCACAACCTCGGTAAACCTCGCCGCCGGCCTTGCCCTGGCGGGAAAAAAGGTTCTTCTGGTTGACACCGACACCCAGGGGCAATCGAGTTTCATGCTGGGCGTAAAACCCAAAGGCGGCCTGACCGAGCTGGTGACCGGCGAGCTCCCTCCCGAAGAGGCAATTATTCAGGCGCGCAAGAACCTGTGGATCCTGGCCGGAGGCAAATCGCTGGCAGGTCTCAAGCGCCTTATCGACCGCAAGGACTACGGCGGCGAGCTGACCATTGCCCAGGCCCTGACCCCGCTGGAAAAAGACTACGATTACGTGGTGGTGGACACCTCGCCGGGCTGGGATCCCCTCACCGTCAATGTTCTGTTTTATGTCAACGAGCTGATGACCCCGGTCTCGCTTGAGGTCATGTCCATTCAGGGGTTCGGTGAATTCCTGAAAAGCATCGCCTCCATCCAGAAGTTCCGCAAAGAGGTCGAGCTCCGCTACATCCTGCCCACCTTCCGCGACATGCGGGTAAAGAGCGGGAGTGAGTTTCTCGAGGAGATTGAAAAAATCTACGGGGACAAGGTCTGTGCCCCGATCCGTTACAACGTCCGCTTATCAGAGGCCCCGGCCTACGGGCAGACCATTTTTGAGTTTGCCCCCGGGTCCAATGGCGCCCAGGACTACCGCGATCTTGTCCGCAAGGTCACGGGCGAACCGGATCTTTTCACCTGA